A genome region from Candidatus Marinimicrobia bacterium CG08_land_8_20_14_0_20_45_22 includes the following:
- a CDS encoding glucosamine-6-phosphate deaminase, which yields MRILIHENYEKLSKWVAFFVADHIKAANASAEKPFVIGLPTGSSPLGTYRELVALYKAGKVSFKNVVTFNMDEYVGLSEDHPESYHYFMWNNLFKHVDIQAKNVNILNGNAADLDEECYSFEEKIKKFGGIDLFIGGIGPDGHIAFNEPGSSLSSRTRVKTLTFDTIVANSRFFENDLNKVPKTALTVGVGTVMDAREVLIIINGYKKARALQNVVEGGVNHMWTVSMLQLHQHGIIVCDDESTMELKVGTVKYFKDIEHHTLTHLPEL from the coding sequence ATGAGGATTTTAATTCATGAAAACTATGAGAAACTCAGCAAATGGGTCGCTTTTTTTGTTGCTGACCATATCAAAGCGGCAAATGCGTCCGCTGAAAAACCGTTTGTAATCGGATTACCGACCGGTTCTTCACCGCTCGGAACTTACCGGGAATTGGTTGCTCTTTATAAAGCCGGAAAAGTGTCGTTTAAAAATGTCGTGACATTTAACATGGATGAATATGTTGGATTATCAGAAGATCATCCAGAAAGTTATCATTATTTTATGTGGAATAATCTGTTTAAACATGTCGACATTCAGGCAAAAAATGTGAACATTCTTAACGGTAATGCGGCTGATCTGGACGAGGAATGTTACTCCTTTGAAGAAAAGATTAAAAAGTTTGGGGGAATCGACCTGTTTATCGGTGGAATTGGTCCCGACGGACATATCGCATTCAACGAGCCGGGCTCGTCACTCTCTTCTCGCACGCGAGTGAAAACGCTGACATTTGATACGATTGTAGCCAATTCACGTTTCTTTGAAAACGATCTGAACAAGGTTCCGAAAACCGCCTTGACTGTCGGTGTCGGAACGGTCATGGATGCTCGCGAAGTATTGATCATCATTAACGGCTATAAAAAAGCGCGTGCGCTTCAGAATGTTGTCGAAGGAGGTGTCAATCACATGTGGACGGTCTCGATGTTGCAACTTCATCAGCATGGGATCATCGTCTGCGATGACGAATCAACGATGGAACTAAAAGTTGGCACCGTGAAATATTTCAAAGACATCGAACATCACACGCTCACACATTTACCTGAACTGTAG
- a CDS encoding DUF4954 domain-containing protein: MKVRPLIKGEIDLLIANGCSADNWNSVTIAEPLITERFRNVRFSGTVSIGKQDGTIESEKNVFRTCGIYDSFVKDCQISDHVFISSVKSLVNQQIGNDVIIENVAEIINIGETTFGNGTQVETINEGGGRTIPIFDRMTSQIAYLLATYRNDSEFIKALEEIIHEYIQTRKSKVGIVENGVRIRHCQIIRNVRFGQYSVAIGATFLEDGTIQGCFADPAIVGEGVVAKHFITLSGSHVDGGAILDRCFVGQGVKIGKQYSAENSVFFANCEAFHGEACSVFAGPYTVTHHKSTLLIAGMFSFFNAGSGTNQSNHMYKLGPLHQGILERGSKTGSFSYLLWPSKIGAYSVVIGKHFSNIDAGDFPFSYIIEEKGRSLLIPAINFFTVGTRRDAEKWLKRDRRKDPNKMDLIRFDFLSPFIIEKILNAVDVLSNLRESAQKTQETVSYKGLQIKRLLIKGYTQYYEIALKNAFYGEIVRRLEKLPGTMTIDEMHKALAFDDDIKNESWRDISGMIATDTSILKFMDEIRTGKISSVESVLKRLQEIHQEYEKTAGDWFLSKLEQRLGVEISQILPDQIAQIITDWKESRLKLNNMILKDTEKEFDLDSHIGYGLDGGPEIRQLDFDAVRGTFDDNSFVRNIRQESENVTLLSDKLIARVRKDNR, translated from the coding sequence ATGAAAGTCAGGCCATTAATCAAAGGCGAGATCGATCTTCTCATTGCCAACGGTTGTTCTGCTGATAATTGGAATTCTGTGACGATAGCAGAACCACTCATTACGGAAAGATTTCGCAATGTGCGATTTTCGGGAACGGTTAGTATTGGCAAACAAGATGGAACGATTGAGTCTGAAAAAAACGTTTTCCGCACTTGCGGTATTTACGATTCATTCGTCAAGGATTGCCAGATCAGCGATCACGTTTTTATTTCATCCGTTAAAAGTCTCGTAAATCAGCAAATCGGGAATGACGTAATTATCGAAAACGTCGCCGAGATAATCAATATCGGAGAAACGACTTTTGGAAATGGAACGCAAGTCGAAACGATCAATGAAGGAGGCGGCAGAACGATTCCCATTTTCGACCGCATGACCTCGCAAATTGCCTATTTATTGGCGACTTACAGGAACGACAGCGAGTTCATCAAAGCGCTCGAAGAGATAATCCATGAATATATTCAGACAAGAAAAAGTAAGGTTGGGATTGTTGAAAACGGCGTTCGCATCCGGCATTGTCAGATCATTCGGAATGTTCGGTTTGGGCAATATTCAGTCGCAATCGGCGCGACATTTTTAGAGGACGGGACGATTCAGGGATGTTTTGCCGATCCAGCGATTGTTGGTGAAGGCGTCGTTGCCAAGCATTTTATCACGCTCTCGGGTTCTCATGTGGATGGAGGCGCGATTTTAGACCGTTGTTTTGTTGGACAAGGCGTCAAAATTGGTAAGCAATATTCGGCAGAGAACTCTGTTTTCTTTGCGAATTGTGAAGCCTTTCACGGAGAAGCCTGTTCGGTTTTTGCAGGTCCTTACACGGTGACGCATCACAAATCGACACTTTTGATTGCCGGAATGTTTTCATTTTTCAACGCCGGAAGCGGAACTAATCAAAGTAATCACATGTACAAACTTGGCCCGCTTCATCAGGGAATTCTCGAACGCGGTTCAAAAACAGGTTCGTTCTCTTATCTTCTTTGGCCTTCTAAGATCGGCGCATACTCTGTGGTAATCGGTAAACATTTTTCTAATATCGACGCCGGTGATTTTCCTTTTTCTTATATTATAGAAGAAAAAGGGAGAAGCCTTTTAATACCGGCAATAAATTTCTTCACGGTAGGAACCCGACGTGATGCCGAAAAATGGCTAAAGAGAGATCGCCGGAAAGATCCGAACAAAATGGACTTAATACGATTCGATTTTCTAAGTCCGTTCATCATTGAAAAAATCCTAAACGCTGTTGATGTTCTATCAAATCTCCGTGAGTCAGCTCAAAAAACACAAGAAACCGTCAGTTATAAAGGATTACAGATCAAACGTCTGCTGATCAAAGGTTATACTCAATATTACGAAATAGCATTGAAAAATGCGTTTTACGGAGAAATCGTACGACGTTTGGAAAAACTTCCGGGAACTATGACCATTGATGAAATGCACAAAGCATTGGCTTTCGATGACGATATTAAAAATGAATCATGGCGCGATATTTCTGGCATGATTGCCACGGATACTTCGATTCTGAAATTCATGGATGAAATTCGCACCGGCAAGATTTCTTCCGTCGAATCTGTACTGAAACGGTTGCAAGAAATTCATCAGGAATATGAAAAAACCGCTGGAGATTGGTTCTTGAGTAAACTTGAACAACGTTTAGGTGTTGAAATCTCGCAGATTTTACCGGATCAAATCGCGCAGATTATTACCGATTGGAAAGAAAGTCGGCTGAAACTGAACAATATGATTCTGAAAGACACCGAAAAAGAATTCGACTTAGATAGTCATATCGGTTATGGACTGGATGGCGGCCCTGAAATCCGACAGTTAGATTTTGATGCGGTAAGAGGAACATTTGATGACAATTCATTTGTCCGTAACATCAGGCAGGAATCGGAAAACGTGACGCTTCTATCTGATAAACTCATTGCAAGAGTGAGAAAAGATAACCGCTGA
- a CDS encoding protein-L-isoaspartate O-methyltransferase: MTFHNLKIRIRPNFKVLILFVLFLQSCQQSKTNAEDFTSKREAMVTNQITHRGISDPKVIRAMRKVERHLFVPEKYWFEAYEDYPLPIGFGQTISQPYIVALMTESLELKGSEKILEIGTGSGYQAAILAEICDSVFTIEIVAELGYNAEMALKRLGYRNIQVKIGDGYQGCKEHAPFDAIIVTCAPTHIPPELVRQMKVNGKMIIPVGESGTQELVLLIKTRSGLNAKSVIPVRFVPMMRQNGKAY, translated from the coding sequence ATGACATTTCATAATCTCAAGATAAGAATCAGACCGAATTTTAAAGTTCTGATCTTATTCGTCCTGTTCCTGCAATCCTGCCAACAGTCAAAAACCAACGCCGAAGATTTTACTTCTAAACGGGAAGCAATGGTCACAAATCAGATCACCCATCGCGGCATCAGCGACCCAAAAGTCATTCGCGCGATGAGAAAAGTTGAACGCCACCTGTTTGTGCCGGAAAAATACTGGTTTGAAGCCTACGAAGATTATCCCCTTCCGATCGGTTTCGGACAGACTATTTCACAACCTTATATCGTCGCATTGATGACCGAATCTTTAGAATTAAAAGGAAGCGAAAAAATCTTAGAAATCGGAACAGGATCCGGTTATCAGGCGGCAATTCTCGCGGAGATTTGCGATAGCGTCTTTACGATTGAAATTGTTGCCGAACTCGGTTATAATGCCGAAATGGCGCTAAAGCGACTCGGTTATAGAAATATTCAGGTGAAAATCGGCGACGGATATCAAGGATGTAAAGAACACGCTCCCTTTGACGCTATTATCGTAACTTGCGCGCCGACACACATTCCACCCGAACTCGTCCGGCAGATGAAAGTAAATGGAAAAATGATTATTCCAGTTGGTGAATCAGGGACACAGGAACTCGTTCTATTAATAAAAACCAGAAGTGGATTAAATGCGAAATCCGTTATTCCCGTACGTTTCGTTCCGATGATGCGTCAGAATGGAAAAGCATACTGA
- a CDS encoding spore coat protein, protein MMKISKTIQSTLKLQDYSKKPTIDGVKIVQLRRFNDDGGSFTEIACLTNGALNDLPEVKIVQINYSEVEPGVIKAFHVHFQQIDVWYVPPSDKVMLILADLREDSATKDIIMKIILGDGNSKLVMIPSGVAHGCRNISGKASRIFYFMDKNFTDDPRKCDEYRLPWDHFGAEIWEVQKG, encoded by the coding sequence ATGATGAAGATTAGCAAAACGATACAGAGTACATTAAAACTCCAAGACTATTCCAAAAAACCGACAATCGACGGAGTGAAAATCGTTCAACTGCGGCGGTTTAATGATGACGGCGGTTCATTTACTGAAATTGCTTGTCTGACAAATGGGGCGCTGAATGATTTGCCTGAAGTAAAAATTGTTCAGATCAATTACAGCGAAGTGGAACCGGGCGTAATTAAGGCTTTTCATGTTCATTTTCAGCAGATAGATGTTTGGTACGTTCCGCCCAGCGACAAAGTCATGCTAATACTTGCTGATTTGCGAGAAGACTCCGCGACAAAGGACATAATAATGAAGATCATTTTAGGCGATGGAAATTCGAAACTCGTGATGATTCCGTCGGGCGTTGCGCACGGTTGCCGTAATATTTCCGGGAAAGCATCCCGAATTTTTTACTTCATGGATAAGAATTTTACCGATGACCCGAGAAAGTGCGATGAATATCGCCTGCCGTGGGATCACTTCGGCGCGGAAATCTGGGAAGTGCAAAAAGGATAG
- the cas10 gene encoding type III-B CRISPR-associated protein Cas10/Cmr2, whose protein sequence is MNDNTLSYAGFTIGPINDVLKHARKTREMWFGSYFLSWYMEEFERELQKNNKINFLTPFIEKKENDRRAGLYPDRFVLTSEQSSDEVLNLIEKAGDETRKFFVDLIKGLDGKYGIKFFAKTDVDKILNGFLQTNIVVLPADGIQEDNAIEKFWNYLDATEEHRHFTLGKSEETCQRCKTLPSVATAEVMDGEKEKIWKLCPLCLLKLFALEIVDVQNKVSGRHRYPSTGEISAVELIEEYRTEDGWYRGSLKKYLEKHDEIDFNDKEFIEIVKNNTKIRCQEIKPYHKYIAILNADGDGIGNLVKKESESLQTSEMGNYINEFSKKLFQSGVDNFDLCSSYSSSVKDIGEPIYVGGDDVLAFLPVAYHTSDKRITTIIDVALALNTKFKELLGQDVGLSIGISIAYYKHPLAVTLEKSREMLFGIAKNQVGRDTLAIHLKKHSGNDAQVIFSFREPERLGQFNGLLKAILLSEEDLMGSIHYNLLRFKNLLIHIETTEQLTNFFDNNFSDQLKSGYTGIDYVKRMFELALGLDMRCSPVTDQKKAVKDVLDQLWFIKFLAGKEEE, encoded by the coding sequence ATGAATGATAATACTTTATCCTATGCCGGCTTCACCATCGGCCCGATAAATGATGTCTTAAAGCATGCCCGCAAGACCCGCGAGATGTGGTTTGGCTCGTACTTTTTGTCCTGGTATATGGAAGAGTTTGAACGAGAATTACAAAAGAATAACAAGATTAACTTTCTGACTCCATTCATTGAAAAAAAAGAAAATGACCGAAGAGCCGGACTCTACCCGGACCGGTTTGTCCTAACATCCGAGCAATCGTCAGATGAAGTGTTGAATTTGATAGAAAAAGCCGGGGACGAGACGCGGAAATTCTTCGTTGACCTTATAAAAGGATTGGATGGGAAATACGGAATAAAATTCTTTGCGAAAACTGATGTTGATAAGATTCTCAATGGCTTTCTCCAAACCAATATCGTTGTCCTTCCGGCTGATGGTATTCAAGAAGACAATGCTATCGAAAAATTCTGGAATTACTTAGACGCAACCGAAGAGCATCGACATTTCACGCTTGGGAAGAGTGAAGAAACTTGTCAGCGGTGCAAAACGTTGCCTTCAGTTGCGACGGCGGAAGTCATGGACGGCGAAAAGGAAAAAATATGGAAACTTTGTCCACTGTGCCTTTTGAAGTTGTTTGCTTTAGAAATTGTTGATGTTCAGAATAAAGTCTCGGGTCGGCATCGCTATCCTTCTACCGGTGAAATTAGTGCAGTTGAACTTATAGAAGAATATAGAACAGAAGATGGATGGTATAGAGGTAGTTTGAAAAAATATCTGGAAAAACACGATGAGATTGATTTTAATGATAAAGAATTCATAGAAATTGTTAAAAATAATACGAAAATCAGGTGCCAAGAAATTAAGCCATATCACAAATACATCGCTATTCTGAATGCTGACGGAGACGGAATTGGAAATCTGGTGAAAAAAGAGAGTGAATCCTTACAAACATCAGAAATGGGAAACTATATTAACGAATTTTCAAAAAAATTATTCCAATCCGGAGTTGACAATTTTGATCTATGCTCGAGTTATTCAAGTTCAGTAAAGGATATCGGCGAGCCGATTTACGTCGGTGGTGACGACGTCCTTGCATTTCTGCCGGTTGCTTACCATACTTCAGATAAAAGAATCACTACGATTATTGATGTTGCTCTGGCGCTGAATACAAAATTCAAAGAGTTGTTAGGTCAGGACGTCGGTTTAAGCATCGGTATTAGTATCGCTTATTATAAGCATCCGTTAGCTGTAACACTTGAAAAATCCCGGGAAATGTTGTTCGGTATCGCAAAAAATCAAGTTGGAAGGGATACACTCGCCATTCACCTGAAAAAACATTCCGGAAATGACGCGCAGGTCATTTTTTCATTCAGGGAACCCGAGCGGCTTGGACAATTTAATGGATTATTAAAGGCTATATTACTTTCTGAAGAGGATCTGATGGGTTCGATCCATTACAATCTGCTGAGGTTCAAAAATCTACTGATTCATATTGAAACAACGGAACAGTTGACGAATTTCTTTGATAATAATTTCAGCGATCAACTGAAATCTGGATATACCGGAATTGATTATGTCAAGAGAATGTTTGAATTAGCACTCGGACTCGATATGCGCTGCAGTCCAGTTACGGATCAAAAAAAAGCCGTCAAAGACGTGCTGGATCAACTTTGGTTTATCAAATTCTTAGCCGGTAAGGAGGAGGAATGA